CGATTCAAACTTGGCGGCACGGCTTTCGGAACGATATGCCCAGGCTCGCGACCAAAATCTAAGGCTCTTCCCAGATGCCGTTGCGGTTCTTGATGCTATTCGAGGGAACTACCTGCTGGGATTGATTACGAATGGCCCCGCCGACGTGCAACGTCAGGAGATTGAAACGCTAGGAATCGAGGGCTATTTTGACTTTATCCTAATCGAAGGGGAAATGGGCCACGGCAAGCCTCACCCCAGGGTCTTGCAGAGAGCTGAGAAGCTTTCTGGATGCAAACCTCATCAAATCCTGTTTGTTGGCAATAGCTACCGCCATGATGTCCGACCCGCCATCGAGGCAGGTTGGCGTAGCGTCTGGATTCGCCGCGATTCGGATGTCCCCCCAAGCGCCAGGGGGCAGAGCGAGTCTCCCGAGGAGAAGCCGATCGGCGGCCCAGAGCCCGATTTCATCGTCGGGGACCTCACCGAACTCACTGTGCTGCTGCCCGCTCCAAGGCCCTAACCTCAGGTACAACGGGCACATGCTGCTCGTCGCCACCCTTGGCTTGACGCTCGCGGTCAAGGCCGACTTCGTCGTCCGTCCGTTCTACGTCTATCCTTCGGACCAGCCGATGCATCCCGAGTATGTACGGTCGATCGAGTCGCTGGTATTGGAGATTCAGGAGTGGTATCGCGAGCGGGTAGGGACCTCATTCCAACTCGAGCCCTTGAAGGTCGTCAAGGGCCGGAATTACCTCGAAATGCGCGCGGGCAAGAACCCGACTCAAGTACAGATCGACGACCTCCAACTTCTGCCGAATTGGTGGGAGAGCCTCCAGTCCATTACGAACGGCCCTCAATCTAAGACCGTGTA
The genomic region above belongs to Candidatus Nitrosymbiomonas proteolyticus and contains:
- a CDS encoding FMN phosphatase YigB, whose product is MEMETSTRAPKPTSTPLQDIRAIFFDLDDTLCAYWEAARKGLEIAFAEFAPGQWSVDDMIAKWAEAFRPFSKSIKDSDWYPDYLKSGEPTRTEQMRRTLELCGVTDSNLAARLSERYAQARDQNLRLFPDAVAVLDAIRGNYLLGLITNGPADVQRQEIETLGIEGYFDFILIEGEMGHGKPHPRVLQRAEKLSGCKPHQILFVGNSYRHDVRPAIEAGWRSVWIRRDSDVPPSARGQSESPEEKPIGGPEPDFIVGDLTELTVLLPAPRP